ggcacaaagttttttggcaaatcaataaaaatttacaagactaatacaaaaatgaaaaaatatcaaaacatttttcaaaagtgtggacgtcGTAGCTTTGGGCCGTTTGTGGGCGTcagagtaggcgtggcaaaaagtttttaggcaaatcgatagaaatttaccagattaatacaaaaatgaaaaaatatcaaaacatttttcaaaagtgtgggcgtggctacatgaatcgacaaacttgcgctgcgtttctgtctctggagtctacATATGtgcttaatctaaactttctagctttattagttcctgagatctcagcggACAGCCggatatacagatatataacgggtataaacatgTTTCTTACtgtgataaaaaataaaatgcgatCAATCGAGAATCGGGAAATTCATAGTATCTATGGGAACCTTCCTTCAAATACCGTTTGATTGTCAAGATGCTATAAtcacttatatttatttgtattgaAATATTCTCACCCAACAGGAGGCGGTGCCGGCAGAGGCTTTTCGAATCCTTTCTTTCCCAGCAGCCAGAAGGTGTTCATCATGCCCTTTCCCTTGATGTCGATGAGACCTCTTGGCTCGATGTCATAGCCACCCCGAGCCTCCAGTCGATCCCGTGTTTCCTGGGACATATGGATGCGCCAGGAGGATCCTCAAAAGCACATATCGTTAGTTTAAAGTGTGGCGACTTAGTAACGTGAATCTGCAATTACCTGTCGACTCCATTCTCGATGCCGTGTTTACTGTGTCTCCAAATAGGCAGTACCTGGGCATAGTGAGACCTACCACTCCGGCGCAACAGGGACCCGTGTGGAGGCCGATTCTCAATTGGAGTGGAACTCCGGGAAGATGCTTTACATTAAAACGACCACTTTGATGCAGAAGATCTAAGGCCATGGTAGCTATCTGCTCGGCATGGTCGGGTATTTTCACGGGTAGACCGCTAACCACCATATATGCATCGCCGATTGTCTCCACCTGATCAAAGAAGTGGAAAAGGAATCAAATAACGATTAATGTCATTCTTATACCTGTAAAGCAAGCGAGCAAAATTCAGGCAACTTAAGAGAGGTATAGAGAACTGTGGTTGGGAATTTTTGTGAGCTTTTTTCAGATCCAAAAAGGTACCCGCAGTCTTGTTAACGGAAATGTAAAATGCCTTTATCGTGCATTACTCAATTTGTGGTCCAAGGAAAAATAATAAccaaaataagtttttaattatatcaTCCAAAAACTCGTTCCCTTACCTTATACACATTATAGGCGTTGATTGTGGCATCGAAAATCGTATAGAGATCGTTGAGCAAATCCACAACTTGAACTGGACTGCAATGGGCGGCGATTGTTGTAAAACCAACAATGTCACTAAAGTATATGGTTACGTCGGAAAATTCTTCCGGATCGACGGCCAACCCCATCTTCAGTTTTTCAGCAACCGAGCTGTATACAACGGTTTGATAACATAACATATATAGTGTTGGACCTATTTATGGATCGACAGTGTCTTACCTTGGTAACATGCGATTCAGCAGCTGTTCAGTCTTTTTTCGTTCAATGTCCAGTTGTTCAGTGCGTTCCCGAATCAACTCCTCCAAGTTATTCGAGTACTTCTCGAGCATTTGGAACATCGTGTCCACAAAGTTTACTTTGCGTCCATGGTTCAGCATCTTGAAGCGCTCATAAACCCTAAACatgagagaacgctatagtcgagtttcccgacttTCTGATACCggttactcagctagtggaagtgccGGAGAGAGtttttaacactgacagtttttagcggtttgtgggcgttagagtgggcattgcaaaaagttttttttgcaaatcgatagaaatttaaaagactaatacaaaatcaaaaagtattaaaacatttttcaaaagtgtgggcgtggcagttttgggcggtttgtgggcgttagagtgggcgtgccaacatgaatcgacaaacttgcgctgcttctgctgtcttgggagtctgtatgcttaatcttaactttctagcttttgtagttcctaagatctcgatgttcatacggacggacagacggacggacagacggtcggacagacggacatggccagatcgactcggctattaatcctgatcaagaatatatatacttaatatggtATGcgtgttacatacttttcaacgaatctagtatacccttttactctacgaaaGATACAAGAGGAAATAAAGAGCCATGATACATAtaacgaatattaaaaaaaagttaaggCTAATATATCCTTGCAATGATAATATAAATTCAAGAAAAACGAAGTTTAACaaatttccttttcatttgttaATTGTGCTGTAGTCGCTATATGAGGGACGGACAGACCGAAACGCcagatatatatacaatatagtGTCAGAAACGCTTTCATCTACCTCTTACCTacttttaaacatatttaaaagtGGTCTTCCAATATTCTGTGGGTATTACTTACGAGTTAAAGTCAGGACGCATATCAGGCTGTTCGGCCCAGCATTGGCGCATGATATTGATGGCCTCCGGTGGAGCGGCTCCCTTGGAAACGGACGGCCGTATCAGAGGCGGAGGCTTTTTAATTTTGAGTATTATTTCCTCcggagagagggagagcatGCAGTAGGGTTCTCCCCTGACTACCACCTCCTGCATGATGATTCCAAAGGAATATACGTCTCCAAGTTGGGTTCCCAATTGAATGCGGCCGTGCTGATTTtgatggtggtgctgatgctggtggTGCTTCGCGTTTCGAAGGAGCTCTGGAGCTGTCCATAACAGCTCTTTGGCACTTCTGGGTCTTGGCGGAAGTCCCTGCGATTCGTAAAAAGAATTCAACCCATAATCGGTGATTTTCAGAACCCATCGGGCATCCACCACGCAGTTTCTTGAGGTCAAGGCGCCATGAACTCTCAAAGGTGAGGAGTGTAGGTATCGCATCCCCCTAACCAGATCCGTAAGTAAGCTCAAGCGAAACGACCAGTCCAGCTTGATCTCATCCATGATAAGCACATCCTGTAGCGATCCTCTGGAGCAGTAATCAAAGACCATAGCCGTACGGTTGGGATCAGATAGCCAACCAATTAGCGGGTTTATATTTTCGTGCCTTAGACCATGGGCCATTACGAGTAGATCCATTGCCTTGGTGCGCAGTTCCGCAGATCCGTTTATATGCACCTCCTTCAGTTGCACGAGATCTCCATTATACCGAGCTCTCATGTCCAAATGGGCAGGATTGTGCCTTGCTAGgctgccagtgccagtgccagtgaTGGCTCCAGCCGAGCCCGGAGCGGCTGCACCAGGAATCACGAATCCTAGATTCTTTAGGGAGCCAATGGAACCTTTAAGGAGATCCGGCTTGTCTACTTCCGGGCCCCCAAactcctgcagctgctgcagccaACAGCATAGCATGGCCTCTATGCCCTCATCGACCTAATATCGAAAAATATGGAggttttttaaaaagtaaagAATTGGGATAGGGAGCTTACTCTTCGAGAATCCACTGGGAAAACAAAATCGCTGGCTGAAAGGACTATTTTGTTTGGGCCATTAGAGAGACGCTTACGTAAGAAGTAGTTTCTGTGCGgaatataaaaattttgtaaGTATCCCATTTACACTTTTATGAaatcgtatttttttttaataaggtAGGTAGAAACAAGGTAGGTAAACAAtagaaatgttttatattaCAGGAACTAAATAATGATTCagttaagttaaataaaattgcttCCAGGTAAATacttcaaatttaaatatttcgtaTAAAAAAGGaactaaaaacaatttatggtATCAATCTATACTACCATAATTATTACTGAAAAAAACATAGCTCTTGTTATACAACTATTTATACCTGCTACGCGTAGACTAAAATGGTATATTAGTCCGTTCGTCCATCTGGACTTTATCTCTGGTGTATAAGCGTCaatatctcaggaactattaaAGCTTGAGTTTAAGTATGtagattttaaaaaagttgttGTTTCGCGGCGCAAGTTTGCTGTCCCTGATCCTGGTCCGGGTCCAATACAAAAGAGAAGCCTTTACAAGTGCAAGTTCAGGCAGCAAGTTTGACCAGCAGAAGACATTGCCACGTGGTTGCGGCCAAATAAGGTCAAAGCCTTGGCAAGAAAAGCTTTTGGGCACATGTGTGGTGTTTGTGAACTGGATTTCAAACTTGAATATCGAGGATCATAGAAAAAATTCTGCGCAGTTCTAATTTTAGTCATTGacaataaaaacatttctgTGACTGATTTGTCGTACCACACATCagtaattttcaattttttttgcaagttaaatatggtaatttAATGCTACTATAGTAGTTTGCTAACGAATATACTTAAAAGCATAAGGaatacaacacaaaaaaaaaaacacctagCTACGGCA
This genomic stretch from Drosophila yakuba strain Tai18E2 chromosome 3R, Prin_Dyak_Tai18E2_2.1, whole genome shotgun sequence harbors:
- the LOC6535305 gene encoding retinal guanylyl cyclase 2 isoform X2, with the translated sequence MLCCWLQQLQEFGGPEVDKPDLLKGSIGSLKNLGFVIPGAAAPGSAGAITGTGTGSLARHNPAHLDMRARYNGDLVQLKEVHINGSAELRTKAMDLLVMAHGLRHENINPLIGWLSDPNRTAMVFDYCSRGSLQDVLIMDEIKLDWSFRLSLLTDLVRGMRYLHSSPLRVHGALTSRNCVVDARWVLKITDYGLNSFYESQGLPPRPRSAKELLWTAPELLRNAKHHQHQHHHQNQHGRIQLGTQLGDVYSFGIIMQEVVVRGEPYCMLSLSPEEIILKIKKPPPLIRPSVSKGAAPPEAINIMRQCWAEQPDMRPDFNSVYERFKMLNHGRKVNFVDTMFQMLEKYSNNLEELIRERTEQLDIERKKTEQLLNRMLPSSVAEKLKMGLAVDPEEFSDVTIYFSDIVGFTTIAAHCSPVQVVDLLNDLYTIFDATINAYNVYKVETIGDAYMVVSGLPVKIPDHAEQIATMALDLLHQSGRFNVKHLPGVPLQLRIGLHTGPCCAGVVGLTMPRYCLFGDTVNTASRMESTGSSWRIHMSQETRDRLEARGGYDIEPRGLIDIKGKGMMNTFWLLGKKGFEKPLPAPPPVGESHGLDESLIRNSITLKGQANKSRTSTNPSSSQSSSLAGETVEVKVEITPPTNADLAYGANLPNSYSLDSNSTNTISPNATLCPEFPSKTTPSSTSPQSRKVSELTPENLLNPNSFNRLPSSTGGSSSRLYKKIEEMMDLSSPYNHYKCLSPSESNLTQFYDGKYLYGSVAGRAGGGQGGGGTCPSMALSGSGCGGGACRFDSKPGSSRLLRRQFSLDRDDQQAKGDQQHHQYSLQATTYSGLVGGCGGGVKSSMLDIPLLHDTNRSPKGTLTRSHKQNSASITQDLEKIEEIPLSPASSQHHSSLDSNLNRSPPSNLEAQSPPLAPLSSPQLSAPTSPAPSRSLNGIYAQNSNSASSYGAVNNNNSTHPSQELTLNIEQLLSR